One genomic region from Lacerta agilis isolate rLacAgi1 chromosome 13, rLacAgi1.pri, whole genome shotgun sequence encodes:
- the ODF3L1 gene encoding outer dense fiber protein 3-like protein 1: MLTSRAKGAAQPVSCLSGISKHPARVPAIKKQYASISAKYKGPGPGKYGRQPLTGIKDHDFTKYAEPAYTMRVKSSERLISITESPGPCYYVDPSISRLGIWRPVSFRMVQERKRPFISCTPAPNEYYVEKIHPLEEPNAPAYTMGLRTHYWVSSPNPAPNQYTLPQTLGPKLPVKPAAPCLSMASSASVWGYAKDLVRGPGPAMYTIPEPDVYLCHQPSYSISQRFASSSKHYTPGPPDYNAELVTADKPRAPRFSLGIRHSEYSHGTPPVCLLRE; the protein is encoded by the exons ATGCTGACTTCCAGAGCCAAAGGTGCAGCTCAGCCTGTTAGTTGTCTTTCTGGTATCTCTAAGCATCCAGCCAGAGTGCCGGCCATCAAGAAGCAGTATGCATCCATCAGTGCCAAGTATAAAG GGCCAGGACCTGGGAAGTATGGTAGGCAGCCTCTCACTGGCATTAAGGACCATGACTTCACCAAGTATGCTGAGCCAGCCTACACAATGCGTGTGAAATCCAGTGAAAGAT TGATCTCGATCACGGAGAGTCCTGGGCCCTGCTACTATGTGGACCCAAGCATTTCCCGCCTAGGGATATGGAGACCAGTTTCATTCCGCATGGTGCAAGAGAGAAAGCGGCCAT TTATATCTTGTACACCTGCCCCAAATGAGTATTACGTGGAGAAGATACACCCACTTGAAGAGCCGAATGCACCAGCGTACACTATGGGCCTTCGAACACACTACTGGGTGAGCAGCCCAAACCCAGCACCCAACCAATACACCCTTCCACAGACACTGGGTCCCAAGCTGCCTGTCAAACCTGCAGCTCCCTGCCTCTCGATGGCATCCAGTGCCTCTGTGTGGGGCTATGCTAAAGACCTGGTGAGAGGGCCTGGCCCAGCAATGTATACCATACCTGAACCAGATGTTTACCTGTGCCACCAGCCATCCTACAGCATCTCCCAAAGGTTTGCTTCCTCCAGCAAGCACTATACGCCAGGACCCCCTGACTACAATGCAGAGCTGGTCACCGCTGACAAACCCAGAGCCCCACGGTTCAGTCTTGGGATTCGTCACTCTGAGTATTCTCATGGCACGCCTCCAGTTTGTTTACTCAGAGAGTGA